The proteins below come from a single Benincasa hispida cultivar B227 chromosome 4, ASM972705v1, whole genome shotgun sequence genomic window:
- the LOC120076282 gene encoding uncharacterized mitochondrial protein AtMg00810-like has protein sequence MTGCKPSDTLIEVHSKLGDSDEGVPVKKERYQCLMRKLIYLSRTRPDISYAISLVSQFMQAPYERYMEAVTRILRYLKSTPGKGLMLRKHEKRCIEAYTDSDWVGSVMNRKSTSGYCTFMWGNLVTWRSKKQGVVARSSAEAEYKAMSLGICEEIWLKKVLILLRTVMVP, from the coding sequence ATGACTGGGTGCAAACCTTCTGATACTCTTATTGAAGTCCATAGCAAACTGGGAGATTCTGATGAAGGGGTTCCTGTAAAGAAAGAAAGGTATCAATGTCTCATGAGGAAATTGATTTACCTATCTCGTACTAGACCTGATATATCATATGCTATTAGTTTGGTTagtcagtttatgcaagctCCTTATGAGAGATACATGGAAGCTGTTACTCGAATTCTGAGGTATTTGAAGTCTACTCCAGGAAAAGGCTTAATGTTAAGGAAACATGAAAAAAGGTGCATTGAGGCTTACACTGACTCAGATTGGGTTGGCTCTGTTATGAAtagaaaatccacttcagggtACTGTACTTTTATGTGGGGAAATTTGGTTACCTGGCGGAGTAAGAAACAAGGGGTTGTTGCTAGGAGTAGCGCTGAAGCTGAGTACAAGGCTATGAGTCTgggaatatgtgaagaaatatgGTTGAAGAAGGTTCTGATCTTGCTCAGGACAGTTATGGTCCCATGA